In the Bos taurus isolate L1 Dominette 01449 registration number 42190680 breed Hereford chromosome 21, ARS-UCD2.0, whole genome shotgun sequence genome, one interval contains:
- the PPIP5K1 gene encoding inositol hexakisphosphate and diphosphoinositol-pentakisphosphate kinase 1, translating into MWSLPASEGESATAHFFLGAGDEGLGTRGLGMRPEESDSELLEDEEDEVPPEPQIIVGICAMTKKSKSKPMTQILERLCRFDYLTVIILGEDVILNEPVENWPSCHCLISFHSKGFPLDKAVAYSKLRNPFLINDLAMQYYIQDRREVYRILQEEGIDLPRYAVLNRDPARPEECNLIEGEDQVEVNGAVFPKPFVEKPVSAEDHNVYIYYPSSAGGGSQRLFRKIGSRSSVYSPESSVRKTGSYIYEEFMPTDGTDVKVYTVGPDYAHAEARKSPALDGKVERDSEGKEIRYPVMLTAMEKLVARKVCVAFKQTVCGFDLLRANGHSFVCDVNGFSFVKNSMKYYDDCAKILGNTIMRELAPQFQIPWSIPMEAEDIPIVPTTSGTMMELRCVIAIIRHGDRTPKQKMKMEVTHPRFFSLFEKHGGYKTGKLKLKRPEQLQEVLDITRLLLAELEKEPGGEIEEKTGKLEQLKSVLEMYGHFSGINRKVQLTYYPHGVKASNEGQDTQREALAPSLLLVLKWGGELTPAGRVQAEELGRAFRCMYPGGQGDYAGFPGCGLLRLHSTFRHDLKIYASDEGRVQMTAAAFAKGLLALEGELTPILVQMVKSANMNGLLDSDGDSLSSCQHRVKARLHHILQQDAPFGPEDYNQLAPTGSTSLLSSMAVIQNPVKVCDQVFDLIENLTHQIRERMQDPKSVDLQLYHSETLELMLQRWSKLERDFRQKSGRYDISKIPDIYDCVKYDVQHNGSLGLQGTAELLRLSKALADVVIPQEYGISREEKLEIAVGFCLPLLRKILLDLQRTHEDESVNKLHPLYSRGVLSPGRHVRTRLYFTSESHVHSLLSVFRYGGLLDETKDTQWQRALAYLSAISELNYMTQIVIMLYEDNTRDPLSEERFHVELHFSPGVKGVEEEGSAPTGCGFRPASSENEERKADQGSVEDLCPGKASDEPDRALQTSPLPSEGPGLPKRSPLIRNRKAGSMEVLSETSSSRPGGHRLFSSSRPPTEMKQSGLGSQCTGLFSTTVLGGSSSAPNLQDYARSQGKKLPPASLKHRDELLFVPAVKRFSVSFAKHPTNGFEGCSMVPTIYPLETLHNALSLRQVSEFLSRVCQRHTEAQAQASAALFDSMHSNQASDSPFSPPRTLHSPTLQLQQRSEKPPWYSSGPSSTVSSAGPSSPTAVDGNCPFGFSDQPSVSSHVTEEYQGLGLLQEAPGSGAQEPPLEGQQEPFEQNQSPQEPPVETKKPCQEVAEEVSQPCQDIPEEVNQPCQQVSDICQPCEENHDDVDQTCQEVPQISQPCEDASQLYQKVSKEVCELCQNSEEVNQPCQGVPVEIGRLVHGFPVGVGGLAQEVLGEVGRPTQEIPEELSQSCQEFSVDIGRLAQEASAINLLSPDTPEVDNPPLEFPGEGALQAQEVSEWVKQQQSYVVPELIDQLSREEVPQVQCPPSNANPQSQSLAPDQNAPLPPATCDSSFSH; encoded by the exons CTGGGCACCCGTGGACTCGGCATGAGGCCAGAAGAGAGTGACAGCGAGCTCCTTGAGGATGAGGAGGATGAAGTG CCTCCTGAACCTCAGATCATTGTTGGCATCTGTGCCATGACCAAGAAATCCAAGTCCAAGCCAATGACCCAGATCCTAGAGCGACTCTGCAGGTTTGACTACCTGACTGTTATCATCCTGGGAGAAGACGTGATCCTCAATGAACCTGTGGAAAACTGGCCATCCTGCCACTGCCTCATCTCCTTCCACTCCAAAG GCTTTCCCCTGGACAAAGCTGTTGCTTACTCCAAGCTTCGAAACCCTTTTCTTATCAATGACCTGGCTATGCAGTATTACATCCAGGATAG GAGGGAGGTGTACCGGATCCTGCAGGAGGAGGGTATTGACCTGCCTCGATACGCTGTGCTCAACCGTGACCCTGCCCGGCCTGAGG AGTGCAACCTGATAGAGGGTGAAGACCAGGTGGAGGTAAATGGAGCCGTCTTCCCCAAGCCCTTTGTGGAGAAGCCCGTGAGTGCAGAGGACCACAACGTTTACATCTACTACCCCAGCTCAGCTGGAGGAGGAAGCCAGCGCCTCTTCCGTAAG ATTGGCAGCCGAAGCAGTGTTTACTCTCCAGAGAGCAGCGTCCGAAAGACAGGCTCATACATCTATGAGGAGTTTATGCCAACAGATGGCACAGATGTCAAG GTGTACACAGTGGGGCCAGACTATGCCCATGCTGAAGCCAGAAAATCTCCAGCTTTGGATGGGAAGGTTGAACGAGACAGTGAGGGAAAAGAGATTCGATATCCAGTCATGCTGACCGCCATGGAAAAGCTGGTGGCCAGGAAAGTCTGCGTAGCTTTTAAG CAAACAGTTTGTGGTTTTGATCTCCTCCGTGCCAATGGTCACTCCTTTGTGTGTGATGTCAATGGCTTCAGTTTTGTCAAGAATTCAATGAAATACTATGATGATTGTGCCAAGATTCTAGG GAACACCATAATGCGGGAGCTTGCCCCACAGTTCCAGATCCCGTGGTCCATCCCCATGGAGGCTGAGGACATTCCCATTGTCCCTACCACTTCTGGCACTAT GATGGAACTTCGTTGTGTCATTGCAATCATTCGTCATGGGGATCGTACACCCAAGCAGAAGATGAAGATGGAGGTGACACACCCAAG ATTTTTTAGTCTATTCGAAAAACATGGTGGTTACAAGACAGGGAAATTAAAACTGAAGCGGCCAGAGCAGCTACAG GAGGTGCTGGACATCACACGGCTGCTATTGGCTGAACTGGAGAAAGAACCAGGTGGTGAGATCGAGGAGAAGACGGGGAAATTGGAGCAGTTAAAATCTGTGCTGGAGAT GTACGGTCACTTCTCAGGCATCAACCGGAAGGTGCAGCTGACTTACTACCCTCATGGAGTAAAAGCTTCTAATGAGGGGCAAG ATACACAGCGGGAGGCCCTGGCCCCATCCCTCTTGCTGGTACTGAAGTGGGGTGGAGAACTGACCCCGGCTGGCCGTGTTCAGGCTGAGGAACTGGGGCGAGCTTTCCGCTGCATGTACCCTGGAGGACAGG GTGACTATGCTGGCTTTCCTGGCTGTGGGCTGCTTCGTCTCCATAGCACTTTCCGCCACGATCTCAAGATTTACGCCTCTGATGAGGGCCGTGTCCAGATGACTGCCGCAGCCTTTGCTAAG GGCCTTCTGGCTCTAGAAGGGGAGTTGACACCCATTTTGGTACAAATGGTGAAGAGTGCCAACATGAACGGGCTCTTGGACAGCGATGGGGATTCCCTGAGCAGCTGCCAGCACCGTGTGAAGGCTCGGCTACATCACATTCTGCAGCAGGATGCGCCCTTTGGCCCTGAGGATTACAATCAG CTGGCTCCCACTGGAAGCACTTCCCTCCTCAGCTCCATGGCTGTTATCCAGAATCCTGTGAAGGTCTGTGATCAAGTATTTGACCTGATTGAAAACCTCACTCACCAGATCCGGGAACGGATGCAGGACCCCAAGTCTGTAG ACCTGCAGCTCTACCACAGCGAGACACTAGAGCTGATGCTGCAGCGTTGGAGCAAGCTGGAGCGTGACTTCCGGCAGAAGAGTGGGCGCTATGACATCAGTAAGATCCCTGACATCTACGACTGTGTCAAGTATGATGTACAGCACAATGGGAGTCTGGGACTTCAAGGCACAGCAGAGCTGCTCCGTCTCTCTAAGGCGCTGGCTGATGTAGTCATTCCCCAG GAATATGGGATCAGCCGGGAGGAGAAACTGGAAATTGCCGTGGGCTTCTGTCTCCCACTGTTGCGGAAGATACTGCTTGACCTGCAGAGAACCCACGAGGATGAGTCTGTCAACAAGCTGCATCCCCT GTACTCCCGAGGGGTGCTCTCTCCAGGCCGCCATGTTCGAACACGTCTCTACTTCACCAGTGAGAGCCACGTGCACTCCCTACTGAGTGTCTTCCGCTATGGGGGACTTCTGGAT GAAACCAAGGATACACAGTGGCAGCGAGCTTTGGCATATCTCAGTGCCATCTCAGAGCTCAACTACATGACCCAGATTGTCATCATGCTCTATGAGGACAACACCCGG GATCCCTTGTCGGAGGAGCGGTTCCATGTTGAATTGCACTTCAGCCCTGGAGTGAAAGGTGTAGAGGAAGAAGGCAGTGCCCCCACTGGCTGTGGATTCCGTCCAGCCTCTTCTGAG AATGAGGAGAGGAAAGCAGACCAAGGCAGCGTGGAGGACCTGTGCCCTGGGAAGGCATCAGATGAACCAGACAGAGCATTGCAGACCTCGCCTCTGCCCTCTGAGGGCCCCGGCCTCCCAAAGAGATCACCCCTCATTCGTAACCGCAAAGCCGGCTCCATGGAG GTGCTTTCTGAGACCTCCTCCTCGAGGCCTGGTGGGCACCGACTCTTCTCATCTTCACGGCCACCGACAGAGATGAAGCAGAGCGGCCTAG GCTCACAGTGCACGGGGCTGTTCAGCACGACAGTGCTGGGTGGCTCCTCCAGCGCCCCGAATCTTCAGGACTACGCCCGCAGCCAAGGCAAAAAGCTTCCACCCGCCAGTCTGAAGCACCGAGATG AGCTCTTGTTTGTCCCGGCCGTAAAACGATTTTCTGTGTCGTTTGCAAAGCATCCGACTAACG GATTTGAGGGGTGCTCCATGGTGCCTACTATTTACCCCCTGGAAACACTGCATAATGCCCTTTCCTTGCGTCAAGTGAGTGAATTCTTGAGTAGAGTCTGCCAACGCCACACTGAGGCCCAAGCACAGGCGTCTGCAG CTCTCTTTGACTCTATGCACAGCAACCAAGCCTCTGACAGCCCGTTTTCTCCACCTCGCACTCTTCATTCACCTACCCTACAACTCCAACAGCGCTCTGAAAAGCCCCCTTGGT ACAGCAGTGGCCCTTCCAGCACTGTGTCCAGTGCTGGTCCTTCCTCCCCTACTGCAGTGGATGGTAACTGCCCTTTTGGCTTCAGTGATCAGCCCTCCGTAAGCTCACATGTGACTGAAGAATATCAAGGCCTTGGGCTGCTCCAGGAGGCCCCTGGGAGTGGCGCACAAGAGCCCCCTTTAGAAGGGCAGCAAGAGCCTTTTGAACAAAACCAGTCCCCACAGGAACCACCTGTGGAAACCAAGAAGCCGTGCCAGGAAGTTGCTGAGGAGGTCAGCCAACCATGCCAGGACATCCCTGAAGAGGTCAACCAGCCATGCCAGCAGGTCTCTGACATCTGCCAGCCATGCGAGGAGAACCATGATGATGTTGACCAGACATGCCAGGAGGTCCCTCAAATCAGCCAACCATGCGAGGATGCCAGCCAGCTGTACCAGAAAGTCTCCAAGGAAGTTTGTGAACTTTGCCAGAACTCTGAGGAGGTCAACCAGCCATGCCAGGGGGTCCCTGTAGAGATTGGCAGGCTGGTCCATGGGTTCCCTGTAGGGGTTGGTGGCCTGGCCCAGGAAGTCCTTGGGGAAGTTGGCAGGCCCACCCAAGAGATCCCTGAGGAGCTCAGCCAATCGTGCCAGGAATTCTCTGTGGACATTGGCAGGCTGGCCCAAGAGGCTTCTGCAATCAATTTGTTGTCTCCGGACACACCTGAGGTTGATAACCCTCCCTTAGAGTTCCCTGGGGAGGGTGCTCTGCAGGCCCAGGAGGTCTCAGAGTGGGTGAAGCAGCAGCAGTCCTATGTGGTCCCTGAGCTGATTGACCAGCTGTCCAGAGAGGAAGTTCCCCAAGTCCAGTGTCCACCTAGCAATGCAAACCCTCAGAGCCAGTCTCTAGCCCCTGACCAGAACGCCCCCCTTCCACCAGCAACATGTGACTCATCATTTTCTCATTAG
- the PPIP5K1 gene encoding inositol hexakisphosphate and diphosphoinositol-pentakisphosphate kinase 1 isoform X2, with protein MWSLPASEGESATAHFFLGAGDEGLGTRGLGMRPEESDSELLEDEEDEVPPEPQIIVGICAMTKKSKSKPMTQILERLCRFDYLTVIILGEDVILNEPVENWPSCHCLISFHSKGFPLDKAVAYSKLRNPFLINDLAMQYYIQDRREVYRILQEEGIDLPRYAVLNRDPARPEECNLIEGEDQVEVNGAVFPKPFVEKPVSAEDHNVYIYYPSSAGGGSQRLFRKIGSRSSVYSPESSVRKTGSYIYEEFMPTDGTDVKVYTVGPDYAHAEARKSPALDGKVERDSEGKEIRYPVMLTAMEKLVARKVCVAFKQTVCGFDLLRANGHSFVCDVNGFSFVKNSMKYYDDCAKILGNTIMRELAPQFQIPWSIPMEAEDIPIVPTTSGTMMELRCVIAIIRHGDRTPKQKMKMEVTHPRFFSLFEKHGGYKTGKLKLKRPEQLQEVLDITRLLLAELEKEPGGEIEEKTGKLEQLKSVLEMYGHFSGINRKVQLTYYPHGVKASNEGQDTQREALAPSLLLVLKWGGELTPAGRVQAEELGRAFRCMYPGGQGDYAGFPGCGLLRLHSTFRHDLKIYASDEGRVQMTAAAFAKGLLALEGELTPILVQMVKSANMNGLLDSDGDSLSSCQHRVKARLHHILQQDAPFGPEDYNQLAPTGSTSLLSSMAVIQNPVKVCDQVFDLIENLTHQIRERMQDPKSVDLQLYHSETLELMLQRWSKLERDFRQKSGRYDISKIPDIYDCVKYDVQHNGSLGLQGTAELLRLSKALADVVIPQEYGISREEKLEIAVGFCLPLLRKILLDLQRTHEDEYSRGVLSPGRHVRTRLYFTSESHVHSLLSVFRYGGLLDETKDTQWQRALAYLSAISELNYMTQIVIMLYEDNTRDPLSEERFHVELHFSPGVKGVEEEGSAPTGCGFRPASSENEERKADQGSVEDLCPGKASDEPDRALQTSPLPSEGPGLPKRSPLIRNRKAGSMEVLSETSSSRPGGHRLFSSSRPPTEMKQSGLGSQCTGLFSTTVLGGSSSAPNLQDYARSQGKKLPPASLKHRDAPPELLDDQHPVVRLLRGFSSDCTGGRPVSLDAALAHHLHQCSYHLRLFRNWLRSGQDDPECLYGFEGCSMVPTIYPLETLHNALSLRQVSEFLSRVCQRHTEAQAQASAALFDSMHSNQASDSPFSPPRTLHSPTLQLQQRSEKPPWYSSGPSSTVSSAGPSSPTAVDGNCPFGFSDQPSVSSHVTEEYQGLGLLQEAPGSGAQEPPLEGQQEPFEQNQSPQEPPVETKKPCQEVAEEVSQPCQDIPEEVNQPCQQVSDICQPCEENHDDVDQTCQEVPQISQPCEDASQLYQKVSKEVCELCQNSEEVNQPCQGVPVEIGRLVHGFPVGVGGLAQEVLGEVGRPTQEIPEELSQSCQEFSVDIGRLAQEASAINLLSPDTPEVDNPPLEFPGEGALQAQEVSEWVKQQQSYVVPELIDQLSREEVPQVQCPPSNANPQSQSLAPDQNAPLPPATCDSSFSH; from the exons CTGGGCACCCGTGGACTCGGCATGAGGCCAGAAGAGAGTGACAGCGAGCTCCTTGAGGATGAGGAGGATGAAGTG CCTCCTGAACCTCAGATCATTGTTGGCATCTGTGCCATGACCAAGAAATCCAAGTCCAAGCCAATGACCCAGATCCTAGAGCGACTCTGCAGGTTTGACTACCTGACTGTTATCATCCTGGGAGAAGACGTGATCCTCAATGAACCTGTGGAAAACTGGCCATCCTGCCACTGCCTCATCTCCTTCCACTCCAAAG GCTTTCCCCTGGACAAAGCTGTTGCTTACTCCAAGCTTCGAAACCCTTTTCTTATCAATGACCTGGCTATGCAGTATTACATCCAGGATAG GAGGGAGGTGTACCGGATCCTGCAGGAGGAGGGTATTGACCTGCCTCGATACGCTGTGCTCAACCGTGACCCTGCCCGGCCTGAGG AGTGCAACCTGATAGAGGGTGAAGACCAGGTGGAGGTAAATGGAGCCGTCTTCCCCAAGCCCTTTGTGGAGAAGCCCGTGAGTGCAGAGGACCACAACGTTTACATCTACTACCCCAGCTCAGCTGGAGGAGGAAGCCAGCGCCTCTTCCGTAAG ATTGGCAGCCGAAGCAGTGTTTACTCTCCAGAGAGCAGCGTCCGAAAGACAGGCTCATACATCTATGAGGAGTTTATGCCAACAGATGGCACAGATGTCAAG GTGTACACAGTGGGGCCAGACTATGCCCATGCTGAAGCCAGAAAATCTCCAGCTTTGGATGGGAAGGTTGAACGAGACAGTGAGGGAAAAGAGATTCGATATCCAGTCATGCTGACCGCCATGGAAAAGCTGGTGGCCAGGAAAGTCTGCGTAGCTTTTAAG CAAACAGTTTGTGGTTTTGATCTCCTCCGTGCCAATGGTCACTCCTTTGTGTGTGATGTCAATGGCTTCAGTTTTGTCAAGAATTCAATGAAATACTATGATGATTGTGCCAAGATTCTAGG GAACACCATAATGCGGGAGCTTGCCCCACAGTTCCAGATCCCGTGGTCCATCCCCATGGAGGCTGAGGACATTCCCATTGTCCCTACCACTTCTGGCACTAT GATGGAACTTCGTTGTGTCATTGCAATCATTCGTCATGGGGATCGTACACCCAAGCAGAAGATGAAGATGGAGGTGACACACCCAAG ATTTTTTAGTCTATTCGAAAAACATGGTGGTTACAAGACAGGGAAATTAAAACTGAAGCGGCCAGAGCAGCTACAG GAGGTGCTGGACATCACACGGCTGCTATTGGCTGAACTGGAGAAAGAACCAGGTGGTGAGATCGAGGAGAAGACGGGGAAATTGGAGCAGTTAAAATCTGTGCTGGAGAT GTACGGTCACTTCTCAGGCATCAACCGGAAGGTGCAGCTGACTTACTACCCTCATGGAGTAAAAGCTTCTAATGAGGGGCAAG ATACACAGCGGGAGGCCCTGGCCCCATCCCTCTTGCTGGTACTGAAGTGGGGTGGAGAACTGACCCCGGCTGGCCGTGTTCAGGCTGAGGAACTGGGGCGAGCTTTCCGCTGCATGTACCCTGGAGGACAGG GTGACTATGCTGGCTTTCCTGGCTGTGGGCTGCTTCGTCTCCATAGCACTTTCCGCCACGATCTCAAGATTTACGCCTCTGATGAGGGCCGTGTCCAGATGACTGCCGCAGCCTTTGCTAAG GGCCTTCTGGCTCTAGAAGGGGAGTTGACACCCATTTTGGTACAAATGGTGAAGAGTGCCAACATGAACGGGCTCTTGGACAGCGATGGGGATTCCCTGAGCAGCTGCCAGCACCGTGTGAAGGCTCGGCTACATCACATTCTGCAGCAGGATGCGCCCTTTGGCCCTGAGGATTACAATCAG CTGGCTCCCACTGGAAGCACTTCCCTCCTCAGCTCCATGGCTGTTATCCAGAATCCTGTGAAGGTCTGTGATCAAGTATTTGACCTGATTGAAAACCTCACTCACCAGATCCGGGAACGGATGCAGGACCCCAAGTCTGTAG ACCTGCAGCTCTACCACAGCGAGACACTAGAGCTGATGCTGCAGCGTTGGAGCAAGCTGGAGCGTGACTTCCGGCAGAAGAGTGGGCGCTATGACATCAGTAAGATCCCTGACATCTACGACTGTGTCAAGTATGATGTACAGCACAATGGGAGTCTGGGACTTCAAGGCACAGCAGAGCTGCTCCGTCTCTCTAAGGCGCTGGCTGATGTAGTCATTCCCCAG GAATATGGGATCAGCCGGGAGGAGAAACTGGAAATTGCCGTGGGCTTCTGTCTCCCACTGTTGCGGAAGATACTGCTTGACCTGCAGAGAACCCACGAGGATGA GTACTCCCGAGGGGTGCTCTCTCCAGGCCGCCATGTTCGAACACGTCTCTACTTCACCAGTGAGAGCCACGTGCACTCCCTACTGAGTGTCTTCCGCTATGGGGGACTTCTGGAT GAAACCAAGGATACACAGTGGCAGCGAGCTTTGGCATATCTCAGTGCCATCTCAGAGCTCAACTACATGACCCAGATTGTCATCATGCTCTATGAGGACAACACCCGG GATCCCTTGTCGGAGGAGCGGTTCCATGTTGAATTGCACTTCAGCCCTGGAGTGAAAGGTGTAGAGGAAGAAGGCAGTGCCCCCACTGGCTGTGGATTCCGTCCAGCCTCTTCTGAG AATGAGGAGAGGAAAGCAGACCAAGGCAGCGTGGAGGACCTGTGCCCTGGGAAGGCATCAGATGAACCAGACAGAGCATTGCAGACCTCGCCTCTGCCCTCTGAGGGCCCCGGCCTCCCAAAGAGATCACCCCTCATTCGTAACCGCAAAGCCGGCTCCATGGAG GTGCTTTCTGAGACCTCCTCCTCGAGGCCTGGTGGGCACCGACTCTTCTCATCTTCACGGCCACCGACAGAGATGAAGCAGAGCGGCCTAG GCTCACAGTGCACGGGGCTGTTCAGCACGACAGTGCTGGGTGGCTCCTCCAGCGCCCCGAATCTTCAGGACTACGCCCGCAGCCAAGGCAAAAAGCTTCCACCCGCCAGTCTGAAGCACCGAGATG CCCCTCCAGAGCTGCTGGATGACCAGCACCCTGTGGTCCGGCTGCTGCGCGGTTTTTCCTCTGACTGCACGGGGGGCCGGCCGGTGTCCTTGGACGCCGCGCTGGCACATCACCTGCACCAGTGCTCCTACCACCTGCGGCTCTTCCGGAACTGGCTGCGCTCAGGCCAGGATGACCCCGAGTGCCTCTACG GATTTGAGGGGTGCTCCATGGTGCCTACTATTTACCCCCTGGAAACACTGCATAATGCCCTTTCCTTGCGTCAAGTGAGTGAATTCTTGAGTAGAGTCTGCCAACGCCACACTGAGGCCCAAGCACAGGCGTCTGCAG CTCTCTTTGACTCTATGCACAGCAACCAAGCCTCTGACAGCCCGTTTTCTCCACCTCGCACTCTTCATTCACCTACCCTACAACTCCAACAGCGCTCTGAAAAGCCCCCTTGGT ACAGCAGTGGCCCTTCCAGCACTGTGTCCAGTGCTGGTCCTTCCTCCCCTACTGCAGTGGATGGTAACTGCCCTTTTGGCTTCAGTGATCAGCCCTCCGTAAGCTCACATGTGACTGAAGAATATCAAGGCCTTGGGCTGCTCCAGGAGGCCCCTGGGAGTGGCGCACAAGAGCCCCCTTTAGAAGGGCAGCAAGAGCCTTTTGAACAAAACCAGTCCCCACAGGAACCACCTGTGGAAACCAAGAAGCCGTGCCAGGAAGTTGCTGAGGAGGTCAGCCAACCATGCCAGGACATCCCTGAAGAGGTCAACCAGCCATGCCAGCAGGTCTCTGACATCTGCCAGCCATGCGAGGAGAACCATGATGATGTTGACCAGACATGCCAGGAGGTCCCTCAAATCAGCCAACCATGCGAGGATGCCAGCCAGCTGTACCAGAAAGTCTCCAAGGAAGTTTGTGAACTTTGCCAGAACTCTGAGGAGGTCAACCAGCCATGCCAGGGGGTCCCTGTAGAGATTGGCAGGCTGGTCCATGGGTTCCCTGTAGGGGTTGGTGGCCTGGCCCAGGAAGTCCTTGGGGAAGTTGGCAGGCCCACCCAAGAGATCCCTGAGGAGCTCAGCCAATCGTGCCAGGAATTCTCTGTGGACATTGGCAGGCTGGCCCAAGAGGCTTCTGCAATCAATTTGTTGTCTCCGGACACACCTGAGGTTGATAACCCTCCCTTAGAGTTCCCTGGGGAGGGTGCTCTGCAGGCCCAGGAGGTCTCAGAGTGGGTGAAGCAGCAGCAGTCCTATGTGGTCCCTGAGCTGATTGACCAGCTGTCCAGAGAGGAAGTTCCCCAAGTCCAGTGTCCACCTAGCAATGCAAACCCTCAGAGCCAGTCTCTAGCCCCTGACCAGAACGCCCCCCTTCCACCAGCAACATGTGACTCATCATTTTCTCATTAG